In one window of Tenacibaculum mesophilum DNA:
- a CDS encoding asparagine synthetase B: MSNENQKNHLKAYGIVYYALQNGLKAKWLLNYDGGAFLIENNEAVEKECKIRGVSYQIISDAKSALILKEISSPSKNQEAVTLEKAPKIAVYSPKDKMPWDDAVTMVLTYAEIPFDVVYDEEVLNDKLLLYEWLHLHHEDFTGQYGRFYGAFRTAPWYIQQKKDAEALAKKLGYSKVSEEKGAVAKKIRDYVVGGGFMFAMCSATDSFDIALAADGVDICEGMFDGDASEPNYQSKINFNKTFAFKDFELIRNPTTYEFSSIDMTRKRRIRKEVDYFVLKEFSAKWDQVPTMLTQNHTMLVKGFMGQTTSFDPNTIKSTVIVLGGNKTNGEGRYIHGTKGKGMFTFYGGHDPEDYQHRVGDPKTELDLHPTSPGYRLILNNVLFPAAKKKKQKT, translated from the coding sequence ATGAGTAACGAAAATCAAAAGAATCATTTAAAAGCATATGGTATTGTGTATTATGCTTTGCAAAATGGTTTGAAAGCTAAATGGTTATTAAATTATGATGGAGGTGCTTTTTTAATTGAAAATAATGAAGCGGTAGAAAAAGAATGTAAAATACGAGGTGTTTCCTATCAAATAATTTCAGATGCTAAATCAGCATTAATCTTAAAAGAAATTTCTTCGCCTTCTAAAAATCAAGAAGCAGTTACGTTGGAAAAAGCACCTAAAATAGCAGTATATTCTCCAAAAGATAAAATGCCTTGGGATGATGCAGTAACCATGGTACTGACATATGCTGAAATTCCGTTTGATGTAGTATATGATGAAGAAGTATTAAATGATAAACTATTATTGTACGAGTGGTTACACTTACACCATGAAGATTTTACAGGACAATATGGACGTTTTTATGGAGCTTTTAGAACAGCGCCTTGGTACATTCAACAAAAGAAAGATGCAGAAGCTTTAGCTAAGAAGTTAGGATACAGTAAAGTATCAGAAGAAAAAGGAGCTGTAGCCAAGAAAATACGTGATTATGTAGTTGGTGGTGGATTTATGTTTGCGATGTGTTCAGCAACCGATAGTTTTGATATTGCGCTGGCTGCTGATGGCGTAGATATTTGTGAAGGAATGTTTGATGGAGATGCCTCAGAACCTAATTATCAATCAAAAATAAACTTTAATAAAACCTTTGCTTTTAAAGATTTTGAATTGATTCGTAACCCTACTACGTATGAGTTTTCTTCAATAGATATGACTCGTAAACGAAGAATAAGAAAAGAAGTAGATTACTTTGTTTTAAAAGAGTTTTCTGCAAAATGGGATCAAGTACCGACCATGTTAACCCAAAATCATACCATGTTAGTGAAAGGTTTTATGGGACAAACAACATCGTTTGATCCTAATACTATAAAATCTACAGTTATTGTTTTAGGAGGAAATAAAACCAATGGAGAAGGACGCTATATTCACGGAACTAAAGGAAAAGGAATGTTTACCTTTTACGGAGGCCACGATCCTGAAGATTATCAGCATAGAGTAGGAGATCCTAAAACAGAATTAGATTTACACCCAACCTCACCAGGATATCGTTTAATATTAAACAATGTACTGTTTCCTGCAGCTAAGAAGAAAAAACAGAAAACATAA
- the dnaB gene encoding replicative DNA helicase, with amino-acid sequence MERTQSLKGTKIDKARIISLEKGKLPPQALELEEAVLGAMMIDKKGIDEVIDILHPDAFYDKRHQEIYAAIYELFQNSEPIDLLSVSNQLKKNGKLDLAGGDFYLIGLTQKVASSAHIEFHSRIILEKFIQRKLITISSEIIENAYDETVDVFDLLDDAEGKLFEVTQGNLKKGAERADSLVQQSINKIQEISTKEGMSGLATGFTKLDALTSGWQPTDLIIIAARPGMGKTAFVISMAKNMAIDFGHPVALFSLEMSSVQLITRMISSETGLTSEKLRKGNLEPHEWEQLNVKVKKLSDAPIFIDDTPALSIFDLRAKARRLVSQHGVKILIIDYLQLMTAGGAGGNREQEISTISRNLKALGKELNVPVIALSQLSRAVETRGGSKRPLLSDLRESGAIEQDADIVSFIYRPEYYGMTEWDDDDHSPCEGQGEFIVAKHRNGGLDNIRLKFTGHLAKFSDLEEGFSSEFQSSMNSGFNDEVASSNFASPEDAFGPSDDDVPF; translated from the coding sequence ATGGAAAGAACCCAATCTCTCAAAGGAACAAAAATAGATAAAGCTAGAATTATAAGCTTAGAAAAAGGAAAGTTACCACCACAGGCTTTAGAGTTAGAAGAGGCTGTTTTGGGGGCTATGATGATTGATAAAAAAGGGATTGATGAAGTAATTGATATTTTACATCCTGATGCTTTTTATGATAAAAGGCACCAAGAAATTTATGCCGCTATTTACGAGCTTTTCCAAAACTCAGAACCAATTGATTTACTTTCTGTATCAAATCAATTAAAGAAAAATGGAAAGTTAGATTTAGCAGGAGGAGATTTTTACTTAATTGGGTTAACCCAAAAAGTTGCCTCATCTGCACATATTGAATTTCACTCTAGAATTATTCTAGAAAAATTCATTCAACGTAAATTAATTACCATTTCTTCTGAAATTATAGAAAATGCGTACGATGAAACTGTTGATGTTTTTGATTTGCTAGATGATGCCGAAGGGAAATTATTTGAAGTAACACAAGGAAACCTTAAAAAGGGAGCTGAAAGAGCTGACTCTTTAGTTCAGCAATCGATTAATAAGATTCAAGAAATTTCAACCAAAGAAGGGATGAGTGGTTTGGCAACCGGATTTACCAAACTAGATGCATTAACATCGGGTTGGCAACCTACCGATTTAATCATTATCGCTGCACGTCCTGGTATGGGTAAAACGGCTTTCGTAATATCGATGGCGAAAAATATGGCGATTGATTTCGGACATCCAGTAGCGTTATTCTCACTGGAGATGTCATCAGTACAGTTAATTACTCGTATGATTTCTTCAGAAACAGGGTTGACTTCTGAAAAATTACGTAAAGGAAACTTAGAACCTCATGAATGGGAGCAATTGAATGTAAAAGTAAAAAAGCTTTCGGATGCCCCTATTTTTATTGATGATACACCAGCACTATCTATTTTTGATTTACGTGCAAAAGCACGTCGTTTAGTATCACAACACGGAGTTAAAATATTAATTATTGATTACTTACAGTTAATGACAGCAGGAGGAGCAGGAGGTAATCGTGAACAAGAAATTTCGACGATTTCGCGTAACTTAAAAGCACTAGGTAAAGAATTGAATGTACCTGTAATTGCACTTTCTCAGTTATCGCGTGCGGTTGAAACCCGTGGAGGAAGTAAACGTCCGTTACTATCCGATCTTCGTGAATCTGGAGCGATTGAGCAGGATGCCGATATTGTATCGTTTATTTATCGTCCTGAATACTATGGAATGACAGAATGGGATGACGACGATCATTCGCCATGTGAAGGACAAGGGGAATTTATTGTAGCAAAACACCGTAATGGTGGATTGGATAATATTCGCTTGAAGTTTACAGGACACTTAGCAAAATTCTCAGATTTAGAAGAAGGGTTTAGTAGTGAATTCCAATCGAGCATGAACTCAGGATTTAACGATGAAGTAGCATCAAGTAATTTTGCTTCACCAGAAGATGCTTTTGGTCCGAGTGATGACGATGTTCCGTTTTAA
- a CDS encoding DUF3810 domain-containing protein has translation MHNLKKYFFVALFLPIQVIFVLFISQKPQWVEFYYSNGIYPYISQFFRIILGWIPFSVGDIIGFVLLYLLLKSIYFLIKKRFQNFLPKLVKFIAILSIIYFCFYAFWGLNYFREPLAKNLELKQSTYTTEELISTTKQIVTELNKVHLQITKNDSIPVMVPYSQREIYKLAPNGFQELSKTYPQLTYQTSSIKSSLVSLFQSYNGTSGYLNPITGEAQVNNMIPKTGYPATTCHEMAHQIGWAAENDANFVSFLASIANKDLYFKYSGYRMAYNYCIGQVYKRDKALGKEIAKTVNKGVYKDYKATYLHWKQFKNPIEPYLKKGYNSYLKANNQSKGIQSYSYVVDLLIAYFKKKSS, from the coding sequence ATGCATAACCTAAAAAAATATTTTTTTGTTGCTTTATTTCTGCCTATTCAAGTAATTTTTGTGCTTTTTATAAGCCAAAAACCACAGTGGGTTGAATTTTATTATAGTAATGGAATTTACCCGTATATTTCACAATTCTTTCGAATTATTCTAGGTTGGATTCCTTTTTCTGTTGGGGATATAATTGGTTTTGTTTTATTGTATCTTTTATTAAAATCTATCTATTTTTTAATTAAAAAAAGGTTTCAAAACTTCCTTCCTAAGTTAGTAAAATTTATTGCAATTTTATCTATTATTTATTTTTGTTTTTATGCTTTTTGGGGATTAAATTATTTTAGAGAGCCGTTAGCTAAAAATCTTGAGCTAAAACAATCCACCTACACTACTGAAGAACTAATTTCAACAACTAAACAGATTGTAACAGAGCTAAACAAAGTCCATTTACAAATAACAAAAAATGATTCAATCCCTGTAATGGTTCCATATTCTCAAAGAGAAATTTATAAGTTAGCTCCTAACGGGTTTCAGGAACTTTCGAAAACATATCCCCAACTTACTTATCAAACTTCCTCGATTAAAAGCTCATTAGTTAGTTTATTTCAATCATACAATGGAACATCAGGGTATTTAAATCCAATAACAGGAGAAGCGCAAGTAAATAATATGATTCCTAAAACGGGTTATCCAGCAACTACATGTCATGAAATGGCGCATCAAATTGGTTGGGCAGCTGAAAATGATGCCAATTTTGTGAGTTTTTTAGCCTCCATAGCTAATAAAGACTTGTATTTTAAGTACTCTGGATACCGTATGGCTTATAACTATTGTATTGGTCAAGTTTACAAAAGAGATAAAGCATTAGGTAAAGAAATTGCTAAGACAGTAAACAAAGGTGTTTATAAAGATTATAAGGCTACTTATTTACATTGGAAACAGTTTAAAAACCCTATTGAACCTTATTTAAAGAAAGGGTACAACTCTTACCTCAAAGCTAATAATCAATCAAAAGGGATTCAATCATATAGTTATGTTGTCGATTTATTGATTGCCTATTTTAAAAAGAAAAGTTCTTAA
- the pepT gene encoding peptidase T — MNKQHIIDRFVKYVTIDTESDPNNPAFPSTEKQWNLAKVLEKELKEIGMADVELDENCYLMATLPSNLDYEVPTIGFVAHIDTSPDFTGANVKPQIHENYDGKDILLNKEENIVLSPDYFEDLLQYKGQTIITTDGTTLLGADDKAGVTEIVSAMEYLIQHPEIKHGKIRICFTPDEEVGKGAHMFDVEKFGAEWAYTMDGSQIGELEYENFNAASATVTIQGKIVHPGYAKGKMINSMLIASEFINALPEDEVPEKTTGYEGFFHLHHMEGKVEQTTLSYIIRDHDMDQFNNRKKAMLDLAEVLNAKRGQKLVSVEIKDQYFNMKEKVTPVMHIVDIAEEVMKDMGITPLIKPIRGGTDGSQLSYKGLPCPNIFAGGHNFHGRYEYVPAESIVKASEVIVGIAQKVAVKFK, encoded by the coding sequence ATGAACAAACAACATATAATCGACCGATTTGTAAAGTATGTAACTATTGATACTGAAAGTGATCCTAATAACCCAGCATTTCCTAGTACTGAAAAACAATGGAATTTAGCTAAAGTTCTTGAAAAAGAACTAAAGGAAATAGGAATGGCAGATGTTGAATTAGATGAGAATTGTTATTTAATGGCAACTTTACCTAGTAATTTAGATTATGAAGTACCTACTATTGGTTTTGTTGCTCATATTGATACAAGTCCAGATTTTACTGGAGCTAATGTGAAACCTCAAATTCATGAGAATTACGACGGAAAAGATATCTTATTAAACAAAGAAGAGAATATCGTTTTATCTCCTGATTATTTTGAAGATTTATTACAATATAAAGGTCAAACTATTATTACTACTGACGGTACTACATTATTAGGTGCTGATGATAAAGCTGGGGTTACTGAAATTGTTTCTGCAATGGAATACTTAATTCAACACCCAGAAATTAAACATGGTAAAATTCGTATTTGCTTTACTCCTGATGAAGAGGTTGGTAAAGGTGCTCATATGTTTGATGTTGAGAAATTTGGAGCTGAGTGGGCTTACACCATGGATGGAAGTCAAATTGGTGAGTTAGAATACGAAAACTTTAATGCTGCTAGCGCTACAGTTACTATTCAAGGTAAAATTGTACATCCTGGGTATGCAAAAGGTAAAATGATTAACTCAATGCTTATTGCTAGTGAATTTATCAATGCATTGCCTGAAGATGAAGTTCCTGAAAAAACAACAGGTTATGAAGGTTTCTTCCACTTACATCATATGGAGGGTAAAGTTGAGCAAACAACATTGAGCTATATTATTAGAGATCATGATATGGATCAATTCAACAACCGTAAAAAAGCAATGCTTGATTTGGCTGAAGTTTTAAACGCTAAGCGTGGACAAAAATTAGTTTCTGTTGAAATTAAAGATCAATATTTTAACATGAAAGAAAAAGTTACTCCTGTAATGCACATTGTTGATATTGCTGAAGAGGTGATGAAAGATATGGGAATTACTCCATTAATTAAGCCTATTCGTGGTGGTACTGATGGTTCTCAATTATCATATAAAGGATTACCATGTCCTAACATTTTTGCTGGCGGACATAACTTCCATGGACGTTATGAATATGTTCCTGCTGAAAGTATAGTAAAAGCTAGTGAAGTAATTGTTGGAATTGCACAAAAAGTTGCGGTAAAATTTAAGTAA
- the lysA gene encoding diaminopimelate decarboxylase produces the protein MNRQDLLKLADKYQSPLYVYDTEKIISQYKKITSAFSKVKNVKINYAVKALSNINILKVFNKLNSGLDTVSIQEVKLGLLAGFEPHEIIYTPNGVSLQEIEEVAKLGVQINIDNLSILELFGQKHPKIPVCIRINPHVMAGGNSKISVGHIDSKFGISIHQVPHIKRVVENTGMHINGIHMHTGSDILDIDTFLRATEILFDTAKQFKDIDFIDFGSGFKVPYKKDDISTDINELGKKLSNRFNEFCKNYGKEVTLMFEPGKFLVSEAGYFLAKVNVIKQTTSTVFAGIDSGLNHLIRPMFYNSYHYIENLSNPKGRERFYSIVGYICENDTFGSNRRINEISEDDILCFHNAGAYCFSMASNYNSRFRPAEVMIYKGKDYLIRKRETMEDIIKNQENITL, from the coding sequence ATGAATAGACAAGACCTTTTAAAGCTAGCTGACAAATATCAGTCACCTTTGTATGTTTACGACACTGAAAAAATTATATCTCAGTATAAAAAAATAACATCTGCTTTTTCTAAAGTTAAAAATGTAAAAATTAATTACGCTGTTAAAGCATTATCAAACATTAATATTTTAAAGGTTTTTAATAAGCTTAACAGTGGTTTGGATACGGTTTCTATTCAAGAGGTAAAACTTGGTTTATTAGCAGGTTTTGAGCCTCATGAAATTATATATACACCTAACGGAGTTTCTTTACAGGAAATAGAAGAAGTTGCTAAATTAGGTGTTCAAATTAATATTGATAACTTATCAATATTAGAATTATTTGGGCAAAAGCATCCTAAAATCCCGGTTTGTATTCGTATCAATCCGCATGTAATGGCTGGTGGTAATAGCAAAATATCAGTAGGACATATTGATTCTAAGTTTGGAATTTCAATTCATCAAGTACCTCATATAAAAAGAGTTGTTGAAAATACTGGAATGCACATTAATGGAATACATATGCATACTGGTTCTGATATTTTAGATATTGATACTTTTTTAAGAGCTACCGAAATTTTATTTGATACGGCAAAACAATTTAAAGATATTGATTTTATTGATTTTGGTAGTGGATTTAAGGTTCCTTACAAAAAAGACGATATTTCAACTGATATAAATGAACTAGGTAAAAAGCTATCTAACCGATTTAATGAATTTTGTAAAAACTACGGAAAGGAAGTTACCTTAATGTTTGAGCCTGGAAAGTTTTTAGTTAGTGAAGCTGGATATTTTTTAGCAAAAGTAAATGTTATTAAACAAACAACTTCAACTGTTTTTGCAGGTATTGATAGTGGTTTAAATCACTTAATTCGTCCTATGTTTTACAACTCTTATCACTATATAGAAAACTTATCTAATCCTAAAGGAAGAGAGCGTTTTTATAGTATTGTTGGATATATTTGTGAAAATGATACCTTTGGATCTAATAGAAGAATCAATGAAATATCTGAAGACGATATATTATGTTTCCATAATGCAGGTGCTTATTGTTTCTCTATGGCTTCTAATTATAATTCAAGATTTAGACCTGCAGAAGTTATGATTTACAAAGGAAAAGATTATTTGATTAGGAAGCGGGAAACTATGGAAGATATTATTAAAAATCAAGAAAACATTACATTATAA
- a CDS encoding TonB-dependent receptor, with translation MKKLIIFSFVFLSLSIYSQVTTSKIKGTVTDNQGEPLFGANIVVLHEPTGTISGAVAQDNGRYTIPNLRVGGPYKVTFSYIGFQSQEVTNIYLTLGKTTNIDGVLSEDGEQLEEVVISTTRSKVFNNDRTGAQTSVSAVQLKTLPTISRSAADFTRLEPTASGNSFGGRNDQFNNFSLDGSIFNNPFGLDSPTPGGQTGSQPISLDAIEQISVSTAPYDVTLSGFTGASVDAVTKSGTNEFTGTVYGFYRNQDMTGGKIKGQEVVKPKLSQSQYGASLGGPIIKDKLFFFANFEKDDREDLGTAGWIPNTGSGAVNESRVLESDMIAVRDALAALGYDTGAYEGFTYGSESTKGIFKLDWNINDKNRLALIYNFLRASKETPAHPTALGIRGPSFSTLQFENSGYEINNNLNSFQLELNSNLSETTTNKLQIGYTHFDDFRNPLSAPAPVITIQDGNGSNYIIAGHEPFSINNKLDQRVFQLTNNMNFYKGDHTYTVGFSFEQFEFENSFNLTNYESFNFGIFPYYGLFNPYPDVATFLSAAQPGGVVEQYLAATQNAYNSFNANGDGNDGGWKLSELNVGQLAFYVQDEWEMNDNFKLTYGVRFDKPLYFNTSSLIQKFIDTDNGATRDNSVLYYNPNTGEEQQLLSTKMPTNQWLISPRVGFNWDVKGNNTMQLRGGSGVFTGRLPFVWIGNQVSGADDGFFQLVDPDFKFPQVWRTNLGLDWKFENGIIATTDISYTKDINGAHVQNWGLREPTATLNTPFDNRDIYNGSNKGNNAYVFTNSDKGRVWNASLKLQKTFDNGLYTSVAYNYLNAKDVNSIEAEITGDAFAFNPVVGNANNDVLSYSKYGDTHRIIGVASKKFTYGGDKFATTISTFFEYAQGGRFNYTYGGDINNDGSAVNDLLYVPTSSELNQMQFSDPAHTTAFESYIQQDDYLNERRGQYVERYGALAPWRGKWDLKILQDFNFNVSEEKQNTIQLSLDILNVGNLLNSDWGVVQQPNNVQPLGVRFPDVNPANTNPSNYVPDYSKEPTYTFSTNQEQTFGFDSSLLSRWQMQIGLRYIF, from the coding sequence ATGAAGAAATTAATAATTTTTTCTTTTGTTTTTTTGAGTTTATCCATCTATTCCCAGGTAACCACATCAAAAATAAAAGGAACTGTAACAGACAATCAGGGAGAACCTTTGTTTGGTGCTAATATTGTTGTTTTACACGAGCCAACAGGTACCATATCTGGAGCCGTAGCTCAAGACAACGGAAGATATACCATACCTAACTTAAGAGTAGGAGGACCTTATAAAGTAACATTTAGTTATATTGGGTTTCAATCACAAGAAGTAACCAATATCTACTTAACTTTAGGTAAGACAACCAATATAGATGGTGTTTTGTCTGAGGATGGTGAACAATTAGAAGAAGTAGTTATATCAACAACCAGAAGTAAAGTTTTTAATAATGACAGAACAGGAGCACAAACTAGTGTAAGTGCTGTTCAGCTAAAAACCTTACCAACCATTTCACGTTCCGCTGCAGATTTTACTCGTTTAGAACCAACTGCAAGTGGAAACTCTTTTGGAGGGAGAAACGACCAGTTCAACAATTTTTCTTTAGACGGATCTATTTTCAATAACCCTTTTGGTTTAGATTCACCAACACCAGGAGGTCAAACAGGTTCGCAGCCAATTTCGTTAGATGCAATTGAACAAATTTCGGTTTCTACTGCACCATACGATGTAACTTTGTCTGGGTTTACAGGAGCTTCGGTTGATGCCGTAACCAAAAGTGGTACAAACGAATTTACAGGTACAGTTTATGGGTTTTATCGAAACCAAGACATGACTGGAGGCAAAATTAAAGGTCAAGAAGTTGTAAAACCTAAGTTAAGTCAAAGCCAATACGGAGCCAGCTTAGGAGGTCCAATTATTAAGGATAAATTATTCTTTTTTGCAAATTTTGAAAAAGATGATAGAGAAGATTTAGGAACAGCAGGTTGGATACCAAACACAGGTAGTGGAGCTGTTAATGAATCAAGAGTACTAGAATCGGATATGATAGCTGTTCGTGATGCTTTAGCAGCCTTAGGGTATGATACAGGAGCTTATGAGGGGTTCACTTATGGTTCGGAATCTACTAAAGGAATTTTTAAATTAGATTGGAATATTAATGATAAAAATAGATTAGCGTTAATTTATAATTTCTTAAGAGCTTCAAAAGAAACACCAGCACATCCAACAGCTCTAGGTATTAGAGGACCAAGTTTTTCTACATTACAATTTGAAAATTCTGGGTATGAAATTAATAATAACTTAAATTCATTTCAGTTAGAATTAAACTCTAACTTATCAGAAACAACTACTAACAAGTTACAAATAGGTTATACACATTTTGATGACTTTAGAAATCCGTTATCTGCACCAGCACCGGTAATTACAATTCAAGATGGTAATGGTAGTAATTATATTATAGCAGGTCATGAGCCGTTTTCTATCAATAACAAGTTAGACCAACGAGTTTTTCAGTTAACAAATAATATGAACTTTTATAAGGGAGATCATACGTATACCGTTGGTTTTTCATTTGAACAATTTGAGTTTGAAAACTCATTTAATTTAACAAATTATGAATCTTTCAATTTTGGAATTTTCCCATATTATGGATTATTTAACCCATACCCAGATGTAGCAACTTTTTTATCAGCTGCACAACCAGGTGGAGTAGTGGAGCAGTATTTAGCAGCTACTCAAAATGCTTACAATTCATTTAATGCTAATGGAGATGGTAATGATGGTGGTTGGAAACTATCTGAGTTAAATGTAGGTCAACTAGCTTTTTATGTGCAAGATGAGTGGGAAATGAATGACAATTTTAAGTTAACTTATGGAGTTCGTTTTGATAAGCCGCTGTACTTCAATACATCTAGTTTAATTCAGAAGTTTATAGATACTGATAATGGAGCAACCAGAGATAATTCTGTACTGTACTACAACCCAAATACAGGAGAAGAACAACAGTTACTTTCAACTAAAATGCCTACAAACCAATGGTTAATTTCACCAAGAGTTGGTTTTAACTGGGACGTAAAAGGAAATAATACAATGCAACTTCGTGGAGGTTCAGGGGTTTTTACTGGACGTTTACCTTTTGTATGGATTGGAAATCAAGTAAGTGGAGCTGATGATGGTTTCTTCCAATTGGTTGATCCAGATTTTAAATTTCCTCAAGTATGGAGAACAAACTTAGGTTTAGACTGGAAATTTGAAAATGGAATTATAGCTACTACAGATATTTCTTATACAAAAGACATTAATGGTGCCCATGTACAAAACTGGGGGCTAAGAGAGCCTACTGCTACTTTAAATACACCATTTGATAATAGAGATATATATAATGGAAGTAATAAAGGAAATAATGCTTATGTGTTTACGAATTCAGACAAAGGTCGTGTATGGAATGCTTCTTTAAAGCTTCAAAAAACTTTTGATAACGGATTATATACAAGTGTTGCATATAATTACTTAAATGCTAAAGATGTAAACTCTATTGAGGCAGAAATTACTGGAGATGCTTTTGCTTTTAATCCAGTGGTAGGAAATGCTAATAATGATGTTTTATCATATTCTAAATATGGAGATACACATAGAATTATTGGTGTAGCGTCTAAGAAGTTTACTTATGGAGGAGATAAGTTTGCTACTACTATTTCTACATTTTTTGAGTATGCCCAAGGAGGAAGGTTTAATTATACTTATGGAGGAGACATTAATAATGATGGGTCTGCTGTAAATGATTTATTATATGTTCCGACTAGTTCAGAGCTTAATCAAATGCAATTTAGTGATCCAGCTCATACAACAGCCTTTGAAAGTTATATACAACAAGATGATTATTTAAATGAAAGAAGAGGGCAGTATGTAGAGCGTTATGGAGCTTTAGCACCATGGAGAGGCAAATGGGATTTAAAAATATTACAAGATTTTAATTTTAACGTTTCTGAAGAAAAACAAAATACAATACAATTAAGTCTTGATATCTTAAATGTAGGAAATTTACTAAATTCTGACTGGGGAGTAGTGCAACAACCAAATAACGTACAACCTTTAGGTGTAAGGTTTCCTGATGTAAATCCAGCTAACACCAATCCATCTAATTATGTGCCAGATTATTCTAAAGAACCTACTTATACATTTAGTACCAATCAGGAACAGACATTTGGATTCGATTCTAGTTTACTTTCTCGTTGGCAAATGCAAATAGGTTTACGTTATATATTTTAA
- the rplI gene encoding 50S ribosomal protein L9: MELILKQDVENLGFKDDVVTVKNGYGRNYLIPQGYAILATSSAKKVLAENLKQRAFKEAKLIEDANKVAETIKGYEIKIASKVGSGDKLFGSVNNIDVAAALAKAGTEVDKKFIKVTGGNVKRLGKYNAAVRLHRTVVADIVFEVVAE; the protein is encoded by the coding sequence ATGGAATTGATATTAAAACAAGACGTAGAAAACTTAGGTTTTAAAGACGATGTTGTAACCGTTAAGAATGGTTACGGACGTAACTACCTAATACCTCAAGGATATGCAATTTTAGCTACTTCTTCAGCTAAAAAAGTATTAGCAGAAAACTTAAAGCAACGTGCTTTTAAAGAAGCTAAATTAATAGAAGATGCTAATAAAGTAGCAGAAACTATTAAAGGTTATGAAATCAAAATAGCTTCTAAAGTAGGTTCAGGAGATAAATTATTTGGTTCGGTAAACAACATCGATGTTGCTGCAGCTTTAGCTAAAGCTGGTACTGAAGTAGATAAGAAATTTATCAAAGTTACTGGAGGTAACGTAAAAAGATTAGGAAAATACAACGCTGCTGTACGTTTACACAGAACTGTTGTAGCTGACATCGTATTTGAAGTAGTTGCTGAATAG
- the rpsR gene encoding 30S ribosomal protein S18, which yields MASIEQQAKGNKQGEVRYLTPLDIETKKEAKYCRFKKNGIKYIDYKDADFLMYLVNEQGKILPRRLTGTSLKYQRKVAQAIKRARHLALMPYVGDMLK from the coding sequence ATGGCATCTATAGAACAACAAGCAAAAGGAAATAAGCAAGGGGAAGTACGTTACTTAACTCCGCTTGATATCGAAACTAAAAAAGAAGCTAAATACTGTCGTTTCAAGAAAAACGGTATTAAGTACATCGATTACAAAGATGCAGACTTCTTAATGTATTTAGTAAACGAGCAAGGTAAAATTTTACCAAGACGTTTAACAGGAACATCATTAAAATATCAACGTAAAGTGGCACAAGCTATTAAAAGAGCTCGTCACTTAGCTTTAATGCCTTACGTTGGAGATATGTTAAAATAA
- the rpsF gene encoding 30S ribosomal protein S6, with protein sequence MNHYETVFILNPVLSETQIKETVKKFEDYLLSKGAEMISKEDWGLKKLAYPIEKKKSGFYHLFEYKVAGEAIAPFELEFRRDDSVMRYLTVKLDKHAAAWAEKRRNRVKSAKK encoded by the coding sequence ATGAATCATTACGAAACTGTTTTCATTTTGAATCCCGTTTTATCTGAAACTCAGATAAAGGAAACAGTAAAGAAGTTTGAGGACTATTTACTTTCTAAAGGTGCAGAAATGATTTCTAAAGAAGATTGGGGCTTAAAAAAATTAGCGTATCCAATCGAAAAGAAAAAAAGTGGATTTTACCACTTATTTGAGTACAAGGTAGCAGGTGAAGCAATTGCTCCGTTTGAATTAGAGTTTAGACGTGACGATAGCGTTATGCGTTATTTAACTGTAAAGTTAGACAAGCATGCTGCAGCTTGGGCTGAAAAGAGAAGAAACCGTGTTAAATCTGCAAAAAAGTAA